A stretch of DNA from Roseinatronobacter sp. S2:
ATGGCGCGCATGCGGCCAAGCGCTTCCCCGGCATCTCCGGCACCGCGCAAGTTGACGATTGGGCGACGGTTGTCGCGGCGAAGGATGATCTTGTCGCATCTTTGCGGCAGAATAAATACGCCGACCTGCTGCCGGGCTATGAGAACGTCACATATCTCGACGAAGGAGCAGCCCGGCTGGTCCCCGGCGGGATCGAGGTCGGCGGGCGCAAGATCACTGCGCCGAAGATCGTCATCGCCACCGGCGGGCGCTCCGCGCTTCCGCCCATTGCAGGCATCGAGGATGTGCCGACGCTTGACAGCACGTCCTTGCTGGCGCTCGAGACCTTGCCGCAAAGCCTGATCTTTCTGGGCGGCGGCTATATCGGGTCGGAACTGGCGCAGATGATGGCGCGCATGGGGGTAACGGTTACGGTAGTCTGCCGCTCGCGCCTGTTGCCGCAGGTGGAGCCGGAAGTCTCCGAGGCGTTGACCCAAGCCTTCCGCGAAGAGGGCATCACCCTGCATTGCGGTGTCACCTATGACGCCTGCCACACATCGAATGGTCGCGCGGTGCTGTGCATCGAGGAGAACGGCAAACGGCTGGAACTGAGCGCCGACCATCTGGTCGTCACCGCCGGACGCGCGCCCAACACGGAAGGACTGGGCCTTTCGGAGATTGGTGTGGAAACCGACTCGCGCGGCGCAATCATCGTGGGCAACGACATGGCGACCACCGCGCCCGGCATCTTCGCCGCGGGCGACGTGACCAACCGCGACCAATTCGTCTACATGGCCGCCTATGGAGCCAAGCTGGCCGCCCGGAATGCGGTGCTGCGCGGCGTGGAATACTACGACAACGCGGCCATGCCGTGGGTGGTATTCACCGATCCGCAGATCGCCGGCGTGGGGCTGACTGAAGCTGCGGCGCGCGCTGCGGGCCATGAGATCAAGACCAGTGTCCTTGCCCTCGACAACGTGCCCCGCGCGCTGGCGGCCCGGGACATCCGGGGCCTGATCAAGCTTGTTGCAGATGCCAATACCGACCGCCTGCTGGGCGGCGTGATCATGGCTCCGGAGGGGGCCGACAGCGTGCAGACGCTTGCCATGGCGCTGAAGTTCGACATGACAACCAAGGCGCTCGGCGAGACGATCTTCCCCTACCTCACCACTGTCGAGGGCCTGAAACTCGCCGCACAGACCTTCGACAGGGATGTGGCCAAACTCTCCTGCTGCGCGGGGTGAGACGACCACAGATGAAACTGTCGTCACGGGGGAAATGACTATGCTCTCAGGGCGTCCTTGGGGAAAGGTTTCACTAAACTGTAGGCGTTCAAAAAGAAAAATGGTGAACGATCGCAAGTCGCACACCGCGCCAGACATGCCGCAGCTGCGACACGCGCATAGAATAGATCATGTGCGGTTTGGCCGAAAAGTTCGCATCAGCGACACTGCCTCGGTAAGAATTGCCGCAAGCATGAACAGCCGCTTTGGAGAAACCGCACTGCGGCATTCGCGCCTCGCAGCACTCCTGCCTAAATGGCCGGTCTGAGACATTCGTGACGTCTACCGAGACAAAAATCAAACGTTTCTGTCCCGGACGATAACCACCGATTCTGACTTGGTCAGAAGCACGAGGGCTGGCCAGCTTGACACGCGTGACTTTTATCATTTCAGCACTTCAATGTCCCTCTTCGCTGCTGCGAAATCCATGTTGAAAGGTGATGAAGTGAAACCTGTCATGATGCGTGATTGCCATGGCGAGGGACACAGAAACCGAATACGATCTGCATACCGCGCCAGCTTTTGATCTCGCGGATACTGTGTGAACGGATGCTCTGGTGCTGCGCAAACTTGGTATTGTTTCGGGTCTGACACTGATCAGCCGGGTTCTTGGCTTTCTGCGCGATATGGTGCTCGCGGCCGCGCTTGGTGCAGGACCCGTCGCGGATGCGTTCATGCTGGCATTTCGCTTGCCCAACCATTTCAGAGCCATCCTGGCCGAGGGCGCTTTCAACGCCGCTTTCCTGCCAACTTGGGCTACCGCAGATGCCGGAGGGCGCGACACGTCTCAATTGGGGGCGCAGGTTCTGGGCTGGCTCTTGCTGACCAATCTGATGTTGCTGACACTGGCATTGGGGGCAACAGGCTGGGTGCTGGCAGCGCTTGCGCCGGGGCTCTCCGCCACAGACGAGACATGGCCACTGGCAGTCACGCTGACGCGGATCACCTTTCCCTATCTGCTTTGCATGTCTCTGGTCTCTTTTCTGTCGGCTCTGCTAAACGGTCGCGACCATTTTGCCGCCCCGGCGGCGGCGCCAATCCTGCTGAACCTGTTCATGATCGGTGCGCTTCTGCTCGCGGCGCATTTCCCGACCGCAGCGCATGCTGCGGCCTGGGGGGTGATGCTCTCCGGCGTGGGGCAGGTAGCCTTAGTGGCGCTGGCCTGTCGGCGTGCAGCTTTGCCTCTGCCTCTGCCGCGACTGGGCCTGTCAGCCGACACGCGCCTTTTCTTCCGCCGTCTGGGACCGGCGGTCCTGACATCCGGCGCGCTTCAGGTGGCGGTTTTTGCGGATACGATCATCGTAACCTTCCTGCCACCCGGATCGCTGTCGCATCTCTATTACGCTGATCGCCTTTACCAACTGCCGATCGGATTGATCGGGGTGGCTCTTGGAACGGTTATCCTACCCGATATTGGACGACGCGCAGGCCTTGGAGATGAGGCTGGCATCCGTCATGTGCTGGACCGCGCGCTGTTCATCTGCCTTGCGGTCGGCATGCCTGTTGCGGTGATCATGGTGACACTCGGAGATTGGACGATGCGCCTGCTGTTCATGCGTGGCGCCTTCGACCTGGCCGCCGCCGACGCCGCCGCCGCCATCCTTGCGGCATACGCCATCGGCCTTGTGCCCGCCTTGGCAATACGCTCGCTTGTGGCAGGATTTCACGGGCGCGGCGATACCAGCACCCCGCTGAGCATGTTGGTTCTCGCCACGGCCGTCAACATCGCGGTCAAGATCAGCCTCGCCCCATCTGTCGGAGCCGTCGGCCTCGCACTTGGAACGACAGTGGGCATCACAGTCTATGCTTTCTTACTTTGGCGCACTGCCAGGGTCCGGGGGGTCTTCAAGGGACCGCGCCTTTCCGATGTAGGATTGTTTGTCGCAAGCGGGGTCGCAACGGGACTGCTGGTGCTGTGGTCGCGCGGCGCACTCATGGTCGCGCTCGGGCCAGTCTTGGGCCAATGGAGCATGCCGATCGCGTTCATTGTCCTCACATTTGCTGTGGTGGCCGTCCAGGTAGCGGTAATACTCTTCTGCCGCCGTGCGAAGGTAACCGGAGGCACGCCACCACAGTAAGTCGACTTGCTGTCCTCCTCCAAAAATTCTGCGGTCTCATCTGAAGTTGGAAAAAGTCAAAGATCGACTCTCGGCTGCGATCAGGAATCCGCAGACCTTCGCCTGAATGGCCGCTTCTCGACGCATCGCCATCCTTGGTCAAACGTAGCTTTTTGGTGAAGGATGAACATGAGCGCAAGTTAGCTGCGCGATTACTACTTGATTGAGATCCGTAGATGGCTGGCGTAGCAAACATGCTTCGCTGCAGGTCGCCACTGTTGCAGAACATTGTGGTCCACCCCGGGAAATCCACTGTAGACATTCTGGTGACATAGTTCTGCCAGCATGTGAACCTAAGCACTCGAGATTACCCTGTCCATGGTTGGATTGGATCGATGTTTGAGGTTCTGAAAATGAAGAGCTTTGTGCGAAATGCAGATTTCCTGGTGCGGTCTCCCAATTCTTTGCGGTGGCTGGTGCGATTTAAGCGGGACGAAAACGGGTCCTTAGTGATCTTTTCCGTATTCCTGTTCATGATCATTCTGTTTGTGGGGGCGTTGGGTGTCGACCTGATGCGCTTCGAGATGGAGCGTGCGAAGCTGCAAAGCACATTAGATCGCGCGGTCTTGGCGGCGGCTGATATTGATCAGAGCCTGGATCCGTCTATCGTGGTCAACGAGTATTTTACCAAATCCGGGTTTCCGGACTCTGTAACTGGCGTCAAGGTGACAGAGGGACTGGGCTACCGTTCTGTGAGCGCGACGGCGCGCAAGCAAGTAAACACGCATCTGTTACATATGCTGGGAGTGGAAACGCTATCAGCGCCCGCTTCGGGCGCGGCTGAAGAACGGGTCGACAACGTCGAAATTTCGCTGGTGCTGGATATTTCGGGATAAATGGCCAACAACAACCGGATGACCAACCTGCGTTCCGCAGGGCGCGATTTCGTAGATGCGGTCTTCGAGAATGCCGCCGAGAACAAGGTGTCTTTTTCAATTGTACCTTATAACGGGCAGGTGAATGTCGGGCCGGACCTGATCGACAAATACAACGTAACCCACCGCCACAACAACACCTACTGTGTTGATATGCCAGCGTCGGTTTACACCACAGCCGCGCTGTCGCGCAGTCTGGCGATGACGCAGCACGCTTTTGCGGATACGTATAACACCTCAAGTACAGGCGCCAGCTATACGACGAATGACATGGCTCCATTGACTGCGAACCGCTGGTGCGACCCGGAACCCGCGAACCGTATTCGCGTGCATAGCAACAATGTCACTCAGTTGAAAAACCAGATCACCGCCTTGCAGCCCATTGGTGCGACGTCAATCGATGCAGGCATGCGGTGGGGCGCAGCGCTGCTGGACCCCAGCGCACGCGGCGTCGTGTCAGAGTTGGTATACGAAGGTCGGGTGAACAGCGCGTTCAACGGGCGCCCATTTAATTATGGTGATCCCGAAGTGCTCAAGGTTCTGGTGTTGATGACAGACGGCGAACACTGGCCCAATGAGTTTATCAATATCGCTTACAAAGCTGGTGAGTCTCCGGTTTTTCGCAACTCCGACGGACGTTACTCCATTTTTCACTCCGGCGTGTCAGGCAACACCAAATATTGGGTCCCCCATACCGGTTCTTGGAGCCAAGTGCCTTGGGGTGGAACCGTAACAGAATCTTGCACGGGCAATGGGAATAATAAAGTTTGCACGACGACACTTAGTAACGGCAGCGCTGTTCGTTTGGAATGGCCACAGGTTTGGCAACAACTCCGGGTGCAGTGGGTGGCGAACCAATTGTATCGTCGTGCTATAGGCGGGAGTGTCACGCAATATGTGAATATGTTCCGCAGTCGCGAGGGTACAGTTATCGGTGCTGGCCCGCATGAAGTCAGTACGATGAACAGCCGTTTGCTGGACCTGTGCACCCGGGTCAAGCAACAGGGTGTGGTGATCTACACAGTGGCCTTTGAGGCCCCTGTCGCCGGTCGCAATCTGGTGCGCCAATGTGCCAGCTCAAATAACCACGCATTCGATGTGGACGGCCTCGAGATACGCAGCGCCTTTTCTTCCATTGCAACGTCCATCCGAAAGCTGAGGCTGACCCAATAACCACCCTCTATGTTCTTTTGGTTGCTAAGTTTCTGCATATGCGACTGGTGCCATAACAGTTTTAACTGATGTTTCCGTGCGCCGTTGCCTTACCTAATCTCTCAAAGTGTGCCTCGTGATCGGACAGTTTTAGGCAGTCGAAAATGCCCTGGTTCGGCCACCTCGCGGAAACTAATGGTTTGCTTTGCTTGAGCGACGACAGAGCTTTGGTCATTATCAGGCATCGAATCCCGGCTGCTATTCTATTGAATAATGCGTAAAAAAACTGATTCCAGTGATCCTAAATGAGCAATATGAAGCTGACTGGGCAGGCAGAAAAGTGAGTATCTAATTTGGAGATTTATCTGCGTGGCGATCAGATCGCCACCTATCAATCCGTTGCGTCATCCGGCAACGCGAACGGCACTCAGGTTGTCCTGTCAGGGGTTCAAACTCTGGGGACTGCGAATGATACTTTTCGCGTCGTGATACGACAGATCGGAAATGGTCAAACAGCTTTTCAAAATAGCCAAATGGTCGATATCTACCCGTATCCTGATATAGTTCCAGCATCGGCCCCAATTTTTACCAGCTTGAATCCGCAGCATGATCAATTTCAAGGCCGAGCCTCATCAGACAGCCACACTATCTTCACTGGCGGCCGAGTATTGTTCCAGACTGAACCGATTACAAGTGGCACAGTTCAATTTGGCCCAGGGAGCAGTCCACCCCGCGCCGAACAGCTTTCATTCTCGAACTTTTCGTCGACACCGCCAACCGTTCCTTGTTTTACACCTGGGACGATGATCCTCACAGACACCGGACCTCGGTCGGTTGAGACCTTGGTGGTTGGCGATCAGCTTCTCACCATGGACAAGGGATACCAACCTATCCGTTGGATTGGACAGCGTGAGATATTTGGATTGGCCTCTTTTGCACCTGTGACGATTGCCAAAGAGGCCCTCGGTAACAATCGAGCCATGCAGGTATCTCCCCAGCATCGGATTCTTGTTACCGATGCAAGGGCAGAGCTCTGGTTCGGATCCAGTCAAGTTTTGGTCGCTGCGAAGCACCTTGTGAACGGGTCGACGATCACGCAAGCCGCACAGGACACGGTGACATACATTCATTTAGCGCTTGATGATCATCAGATCATATTCGCTGACGGTCTTGCCAGTGAAACGCTTTTGTTGGGACCAATGGGGCTTGCGGCAATGGATAGAGGGCAACGAGCCGAGCTCTTGGCCTTGTTTCCCGAAATTCGAGATCCGAGCTGGTACGCATCAGCCGCGAGACCATGCCTTTCCCGTCGGGAAGCGCTTTTATTGGCCTGAGAAGAAGATCCCGAGCGCCACAATGCGCGTGTTGAAAGTCGATGGGGTGATCCTGTGTCTGTCGTTCGACATGGCAGACAACTTCGTCCACCCTGTTGACCTTCGTCCCTGCTCGGATGCTACAAGATGCACAAACGGCCAATCTCGTGAAACTGTGATGCGGCATTGGCACCACCCGTGAATGGCAGGTTTGGGTCTGGCCGTTGCTGCGTCTGCAAAGCGTTCGGCCTCTCTGCAGTGTGCTTCACTGTCGCTGATGGGCTCTTCGCGTTGGCAGTCAGGGACGAAACTCAGGCGTTTGCGTCTTGGGCGATAACGACCGATATCGGTGAAAAACTCAGGCCACCAGATGTAGTAGTGACTGCCAGGGATGCGTCTTTCGCGCCGCTTTGAGCGGGGAAACCTGTGACAGCTTACCTGTGGTTCAGTGCCTCATGCGGTGCTCAGCTTTACGAGGCGTTTGAGGTTCTGGGCGGTGGCGGCGAGGAGGAATTCCTCGTTTGCGCCTGACAAGCCTCGAAGCCGCAGGCGCGTCAGCTTCAGCCATCGCTTCAGGTGGGCGAAGAGCATCTCGACCTTCTTTGGGCGGGCACGCGCGGCTTGGTATGCGTCAGTCTTTGCCAGATCGCGCACAATCTGGCGGGCCTCTTCATCCATCAGCCGGATCACCGTTCGGTAAGGTGCATCCGTGCAATGGGATCGCAATGGGCAATCCCTGCATTGCGAGGCCTTGGCCTTGTAGCGTTTCACCCGCGTCTCGGCATTTACACTGCGGAGTGGCAGATCATGGCCCTGAGGGCAGATGAACACATCACGTTCAGGATCGTAGGTGAAAGCGTCGCGCGTCATCTTACAATCGGTCTGGGCCTTGCGGTCGAGCACCGGGATATAGGGGGTAATGTTCCGCTCAAGGAGCCAGGATAGGAATGGTCCCGTGCCATAGCTTTTGTCTGCAGCAATCGAACTCGGCGCAAAGCCACTCACATGACGGTCAAGCATCTCTTTGGCGGCTACAATTTCCTGGCTGAGGCGCGCGGGCGTCGCGGCGACATCGACGATAATGGCATGCTTGTCATCGGCCAGATAGTTAACCTCATAGCTGAAGCGCCCCGGTCCGTCTTTGAGGGACCAAGCCGCTTGTGGGTCAGTTTCTGAGATGTATTTCGGCGGCTTGTGCCTCGGGCCGGGCGGTGGATTAGCCACGGCAGCTTCCAAATCTTCAAGATAGGAGTGAATGCCGAACAAATATCCGATCAGCAGCATCCGGATCATCAATTCCGGGTCGACTGAAGGGCGTCCGGTGTGACTGTAGAGCGGCGCGAGCTCTGCGCGGAGTGAGGAGAAATCAAGAAACCCATCGACCTGACGCAGCAAATGGCCAGCGGGCACATGATCCTCCATCCGGAACCGGTAAAATAGCTGACCCTGCTCTTTGATCTGCCCCATCATCGCCGTGCCCTCCGATATAATAATCATATTGAATCAGTGACTTAATTCAAAATCAACGAAAGATGGCCGTCCAAACCACAACATCTGGTGGTCCGAGTTTTTCACCGATATCGATTGTTTGTGACCGTCAGTTTTTCGTAGAGGTTTTGCTTGAATCAAAAACAGAACGTATCCTGTGTTTTTGCTGACATGAGTTAAAGTTTCGATGCCCAGCGTGGATGGTTTTCATCCACGACGAAGGCATGCGTATGGCGTCGCGTGCCATTCAGATGCGGGTGATCGAGAGAAAGGTTACCGTGCGTGTGCTCAAAGGTCTCCGGGTCTTCCCGCGGCCATAAACGTAGGGCAGCCACGATGCCCGCACCTGCAAGCGCGGCCAGAACACCAAGTGCCACAACGGGACCGAAACGGGTCATCAGCCACCCTGACAGTGGATAGGTGACAAGCCAGCAGGCGTGGCTCAGTGCGAACTGTGCCGCGAACAACGCGGGCCGGTCCTCGGCGTGCGAAGACCGCCGCAGCAGTCGGCCCGAAGGTGTGAGCACCGCCGCATAACCCAGACCCACGAGCAGCCACGCGCCAAGCATCACCGGCCAGACAAGACCAAAGGTGGCGACCTCGCCTGCCAGCCCCAGAAGCGTCAGCACCATCAGCACAGCGCCGCCCACCATCACCGGACGATCCTGCACCCTATCCAGGATCTGCGGCAGCACAAGTGCCGCGATCATGGACCCTGCACCGAAGGCGAACATCGTCCAGGCCAGCGCAGATGCATCCAACTCCAGCGTGCCGCGCACCAGCACAACAGAGTTGACCAGCACCATCGCGCCTGCGGCTGCGGCAGCCATGTTCAGCGCCAGCAACCCGCGCAGACGCGGAGTTGCAAGATAGATGCGAATTCCGCGGGTCGTGCGGTCGTAGATGCCGCGCGGTTCCGAGGGTTTCGGGCTGGGTAGCATAACCGAGACGACCAGCGCCGCGGACGCTGCAAACCCCACCACTGTTCCGAGGAAAAGGGAATTGTAGCTCATGAACACCAGCAACAGCCCGGCCAACATCGGGCTGGCGATGTTTTCCAGATCGTAAGCCAGCCGCGACAGCGACAGCGCCCGTGTATAACGCGCCTCGTCCGGCAATACGTCGGGGATGGTCGCCTGAAAGGTCGGCGTGAATGCCGCCGAAGCTGATTGCAGCAAGAAGATCAGGACGTAGACCTGCCAGACCTCGGTGACGAAGGGCAGGCATAGTGCCACGCCCGCCCGCACAAGATCCAGTGCCACCAAAAAGGCGCGCCGGTTCACCCGGTTGGCAAAGGCGCCCGCTATGGGGACGATGCCGACATAAGCGATCATCTTGATGGTAAAGACCGTGCCCAACACCATTGCCGCGTTTTCGCCTGCGAGATCATAAGCCAACAGTCCCAGTGCGACCGTGGCAAGCCCGGTGCCCAGCAGCGCCACGACCTGCGCGGCGAAGAGGTGGCGATAGGTGCGGTCGGCGAGCGGGCTTAGCATGGTGTGCCTCATAGATAGCGGGCGATGACTTTCAGTTCGGCACGATCCTCGGACGAATGTTCTGTATCAAGGCATTGATCCATGTGGTTATGGATCAGGGCCCGCTTGGCATTGACTACAGCCTTCTCGACGGCCTGCAATTGCTGCGCGACGTCGAGGCAAGGTCTCCCCGCCTCAATCATTTCTATCACTGATCGCAGGTGACCATCGGCGCGTTTCAGCCGTGCGATCAAGGCGGGATGGGTTGCGTGTCGATGCGGCTCTGTCATATGGTAGGCATATCCTCCACCAGAGGATATAACAAGATGGCACCAATCGCGTGCTGCGGACATGACGAGCGGGCAAGAGCAATGCATTCCATGCATAACCTTAAAAAGAGGGCAGTTACCGCGCTTTTATGCGTGGCGCTTGCAGTTTGGTTAGTCATACCGACGGCGAACCATGTGCCCACGATCATCGAGACCCTTCAGGATCATGCAGAAATGGTGGCGACGCATGGGCATTCGCATGGGCTCGAGGAAGATATTTACTGGGCAATGCATGGCCACAGTCACGAGGCTGCCGACCACGACCATAGCCAGGCATTTCTGATGTTGCCTGTGGCAAGCGCGCCAGCTGTTGGTGATGAGGGCATGTGGAGGCTCAAACCCGTGCCATGGGGATCTTCCCGCAACTTTGGAATTGAGAGACCTCCGCGCGTTTGATCCTGCCACCTTGTGTGGCCAATCAGATCAAGCACTCATTCAACGGAGATTCCCATGACTTCAACTTCGCGGGTCCTGCGCGCCCTGGCACTACGTCAGGTCATCACGCTGACCCTTCTTGTGCTGGCGGCATTCCTGCTGACCGTCAGCCAGGCCGTCGCCCACAACGTCACTGCAGGTGACGCGGGCTATATCCAGGAAATCTGGGGGGTGAACATCATCCCCTTCATCTATCTCGGTGCCAAACACATGGTGACCGGCTACGATCACATCCTGTTCCTACTCGGTGTCGTGTTCTTCCTCTACCGGATGAAGAACGTCGCCATCTATGTCAGCCTGTTCGCCATCGGCCATTCGGTCACGATGCTTCTGGGCGTCTGGTATGGCTGGGGCATCAACGCCTATATCATCGACGCCATTATAGGTCTGTCAGTGGTTTATAAGGCGCTCGACAACCTTGGTTACTATCAAAAATGGTTTGGGTTCCAGCCCA
This window harbors:
- the merA gene encoding mercury(II) reductase yields the protein MNEFTITNTGHAVPTAKGDQFDLIVVGAGSAGFSASITAAESGKRVALVGHGLIGGTCVNVGCVPSKAMIRAAEAVHGAHAAKRFPGISGTAQVDDWATVVAAKDDLVASLRQNKYADLLPGYENVTYLDEGAARLVPGGIEVGGRKITAPKIVIATGGRSALPPIAGIEDVPTLDSTSLLALETLPQSLIFLGGGYIGSELAQMMARMGVTVTVVCRSRLLPQVEPEVSEALTQAFREEGITLHCGVTYDACHTSNGRAVLCIEENGKRLELSADHLVVTAGRAPNTEGLGLSEIGVETDSRGAIIVGNDMATTAPGIFAAGDVTNRDQFVYMAAYGAKLAARNAVLRGVEYYDNAAMPWVVFTDPQIAGVGLTEAAARAAGHEIKTSVLALDNVPRALAARDIRGLIKLVADANTDRLLGGVIMAPEGADSVQTLAMALKFDMTTKALGETIFPYLTTVEGLKLAAQTFDRDVAKLSCCAG
- the murJ gene encoding murein biosynthesis integral membrane protein MurJ → MLRKLGIVSGLTLISRVLGFLRDMVLAAALGAGPVADAFMLAFRLPNHFRAILAEGAFNAAFLPTWATADAGGRDTSQLGAQVLGWLLLTNLMLLTLALGATGWVLAALAPGLSATDETWPLAVTLTRITFPYLLCMSLVSFLSALLNGRDHFAAPAAAPILLNLFMIGALLLAAHFPTAAHAAAWGVMLSGVGQVALVALACRRAALPLPLPRLGLSADTRLFFRRLGPAVLTSGALQVAVFADTIIVTFLPPGSLSHLYYADRLYQLPIGLIGVALGTVILPDIGRRAGLGDEAGIRHVLDRALFICLAVGMPVAVIMVTLGDWTMRLLFMRGAFDLAAADAAAAILAAYAIGLVPALAIRSLVAGFHGRGDTSTPLSMLVLATAVNIAVKISLAPSVGAVGLALGTTVGITVYAFLLWRTARVRGVFKGPRLSDVGLFVASGVATGLLVLWSRGALMVALGPVLGQWSMPIAFIVLTFAVVAVQVAVILFCRRAKVTGGTPPQ
- a CDS encoding TadE/TadG family type IV pilus assembly protein, with the protein product MFEVLKMKSFVRNADFLVRSPNSLRWLVRFKRDENGSLVIFSVFLFMIILFVGALGVDLMRFEMERAKLQSTLDRAVLAAADIDQSLDPSIVVNEYFTKSGFPDSVTGVKVTEGLGYRSVSATARKQVNTHLLHMLGVETLSAPASGAAEERVDNVEISLVLDISG
- a CDS encoding Hint domain-containing protein, translating into MEIYLRGDQIATYQSVASSGNANGTQVVLSGVQTLGTANDTFRVVIRQIGNGQTAFQNSQMVDIYPYPDIVPASAPIFTSLNPQHDQFQGRASSDSHTIFTGGRVLFQTEPITSGTVQFGPGSSPPRAEQLSFSNFSSTPPTVPCFTPGTMILTDTGPRSVETLVVGDQLLTMDKGYQPIRWIGQREIFGLASFAPVTIAKEALGNNRAMQVSPQHRILVTDARAELWFGSSQVLVAAKHLVNGSTITQAAQDTVTYIHLALDDHQIIFADGLASETLLLGPMGLAAMDRGQRAELLALFPEIRDPSWYASAARPCLSRREALLLA
- a CDS encoding transposase, with the translated sequence MMGQIKEQGQLFYRFRMEDHVPAGHLLRQVDGFLDFSSLRAELAPLYSHTGRPSVDPELMIRMLLIGYLFGIHSYLEDLEAAVANPPPGPRHKPPKYISETDPQAAWSLKDGPGRFSYEVNYLADDKHAIIVDVAATPARLSQEIVAAKEMLDRHVSGFAPSSIAADKSYGTGPFLSWLLERNITPYIPVLDRKAQTDCKMTRDAFTYDPERDVFICPQGHDLPLRSVNAETRVKRYKAKASQCRDCPLRSHCTDAPYRTVIRLMDEEARQIVRDLAKTDAYQAARARPKKVEMLFAHLKRWLKLTRLRLRGLSGANEEFLLAATAQNLKRLVKLSTA
- a CDS encoding MFS transporter gives rise to the protein MLSPLADRTYRHLFAAQVVALLGTGLATVALGLLAYDLAGENAAMVLGTVFTIKMIAYVGIVPIAGAFANRVNRRAFLVALDLVRAGVALCLPFVTEVWQVYVLIFLLQSASAAFTPTFQATIPDVLPDEARYTRALSLSRLAYDLENIASPMLAGLLLVFMSYNSLFLGTVVGFAASAALVVSVMLPSPKPSEPRGIYDRTTRGIRIYLATPRLRGLLALNMAAAAAGAMVLVNSVVLVRGTLELDASALAWTMFAFGAGSMIAALVLPQILDRVQDRPVMVGGAVLMVLTLLGLAGEVATFGLVWPVMLGAWLLVGLGYAAVLTPSGRLLRRSSHAEDRPALFAAQFALSHACWLVTYPLSGWLMTRFGPVVALGVLAALAGAGIVAALRLWPREDPETFEHTHGNLSLDHPHLNGTRRHTHAFVVDENHPRWASKL
- a CDS encoding metal-sensing transcriptional repressor, which gives rise to MTEPHRHATHPALIARLKRADGHLRSVIEMIEAGRPCLDVAQQLQAVEKAVVNAKRALIHNHMDQCLDTEHSSEDRAELKVIARYL
- a CDS encoding HupE/UreJ family protein yields the protein MTSTSRVLRALALRQVITLTLLVLAAFLLTVSQAVAHNVTAGDAGYIQEIWGVNIIPFIYLGAKHMVTGYDHILFLLGVVFFLYRMKNVAIYVSLFAIGHSVTMLLGVWYGWGINAYIIDAIIGLSVVYKALDNLGYYQKWFGFQPNTKAATLIFGLFHGTGLATKILEYDIPEDGLLANLLAFNVGVEVGQLLALAVILIVMGYWRRNPNFMRQATIANIVMMGLGIWLTAHQVAGYFAST